A single region of the Malaclemys terrapin pileata isolate rMalTer1 chromosome 2, rMalTer1.hap1, whole genome shotgun sequence genome encodes:
- the IBA57 gene encoding putative transferase CAF17, mitochondrial produces the protein MLVRAGAALLGLPRRPPLWIGGGGGMRRLSGGAPPPPAAVRCFPLSRALLRVQGPEADTFLQGLLTNDVARLTWGGADRPPEGGVPSPPPRAQYTHALNVQGRCLYDLLLYRLHESQEEEPNILLECDYSVLDSVQKHLKLYKIRRKVDIAPCLNLSLWAVIPEEQSGDVSSTLEKCADKTLVLTPDPRVEVMGWRLITNKEENPLEIVPGSHIGNISDYHKHRYKQGIAEGVKDIPPGVALPLESNLAYMNGISFTKGCYIGQELTARTHHTGVIRKRLLPVQLSAPLPLGSIPEGAAILTESGKSAGKYRAGGDELGIALLRLANINEPLHINLPGDTSVNLTASIPNWWPKPTDK, from the exons ATGTTGGTGAGGGCGGGCGCGGCGCTGCTCGGTCTACCCCGCCGCCCCCCGCTCTGGATAGGTGGGGGCGGAGGGATGAGGCGGCTGAGCGggggcgcccctcccccacccgcggCTGTTCGGTGCTTCCCGCTCAGCCGCGCGCTCCTGCGCGTGCAGGGACCCGAGGCGGACACGTTCTTGCAGGGCCTGCTCACGAATGACGTGGCGCGACTGACGTGGGGCGGGGCGGACCGTCCCCCGGAGGGCGGGGTTCCCTCGCCCCCGCCACGCGCTCAGTACACGCATGCGCTCAACGTGCAGGGCCGGTGCCTCTATGATCTCCTCCTCTACAG GCTTCATGAAAGTCAAGAAGAGGAACCAAATATCCTACTGGAGTGTGACTACTCAGTGCTGGATTCTGTTCAAAAGCATTTGAAATTGTACAAGATCCGGAGGAAAGTAGACATAGCCCCCTGCCTTAATCTCTCGTTATGGGCAGTCATCCCAGAGGAACAGTCTGGAGATGTTTCCAGTACCCTTGAGAAATGTGCAGACAAAACTTTGGTTTTAACTCCTGATCCCAGAGTAGAAGTCATGGGTTGGAGATTGATTACAAACAAAGAGGAAAATCCACTAGAAATTGTCCCTGGAAGTCATATAGGAAATATTAGCGATTATCATAAGCACAGGTACAAACAAG GAATAGCTGAAGGCGTAAAAGACATCCCCCCAGGAGTAGCCTTACCACTGGAATCCAACCTGGCTTACATGAATGGAATCAGCTTTACCAAAGGCTGTTATATTGGACAGGAGTTAACAGCTAGGACCCACCACACGGGTGTCATCCGCAAACGCCTATTGCCAGTGCAACTTTCAGCTCCTTTGCCATTGGGAAGCATCCCCGAGGGGGCTGCGATCTTAACTGAATCGGGAAAGTCAGCTGGCAAGTACCGGGCTGGTGGAGATGAACTTGGCATAGCTTTGCTGCGATTAGCCAACATAAATGAGCCACTTCATATCAATTTACCAGGCGACACTAGTGTGAACCTTACTGCATCTATACCTAACTGGTGGCCAAAACCTACCGACAAATAA
- the GJC2 gene encoding gap junction gamma-2 protein: MTNMSWSFLTRLLEEIHNHSTFVGKVWLTVLIVFRIVLTAVGGESIYSDEQSKFTCNTKQPGCDNVCYDAFAPLSHVRFWVFQIIMISTPSIMYLGYAIHRIARSSEEEKRLKVLKKKKKQFALNWQAVRNLEDPLEADEEEPMISDNTVENEEKAKANKKSKEQQKHDGRKRIQQEGLMKIYVFQLIARASFEVCFLVGQYFLYGFEVEAYFVCSRAPCPHTVDCFVSRPTEKTIFLLVMYVVSCLCLLLNMCEMFHLGFGTIRDAIRNRKINSFRQPPYNYSYSKNISCPPEYNLVVKSEKPAKVPNSLLAHEQNLANVAQEQQCTSPDENIPPDLSTLHKHLRVAQEQLDIAFQSYNATQANMQPSRTSSPPSGGTVVEQNRVNTAHEKQGAKPKASSEKGSSSSKDGKTSVWI, translated from the coding sequence ATGACCAACATGAGCTGGAGTTTTCTCACCCGTCTGCTAGAAGAAATTCACAATCACTCCACTTTTGTGGGGAAGGTCTGGCTCACCGTGCTGATCGTCTTCCGTATCGTCCTGACGGCTGTCGGAGGGGAGTCCATATACTCAGATGAACAGAGCAAATTCACGTGTAACACCAAGCAGCCGGGCTGCGACAACGTCTGCTACGATGCCTTCGCACCGCTATCACACGTCAGGTTCTGGGTCTTCCAGATCATCATGATCTCAACCCCTTCCATCATGTACCTGGGCTATGCCATCCACAGGATCGCTAGGTCCTCCGAGGAGGAGAAGAGGCTTAAGGTactcaagaagaagaagaagcagtTTGCTTTGAACTGGCAGGCTGTCCGTAACTTGGAAGACCCTTTGGAAGCAGACGAAGAGGAGCCCATGATCTCCGATAACACGGTGGAAAACGAGGAGAAAGCCAAAGCAAATAAGAAGAGCAAGGAGCAGCAGAAGCACGATGGGAGGAAACGCATCCAGCAAGAAGGGCTGATGAAGATTTACGTCTTCCAGCTCATTGCCAGAGCTTCATTTGAAGTTTGTTTCTTGGTTGGGCAGTATTTTCTCTATGGCTTTGAGGTGGAAGCATATTTCGTCTGCAGCAGAGCCCCTTGTCCTCACACCGTGGACTGCTTTGTGTCAAGGCCGACAGAGAAGACCATCTTCCTCCTGGTGATGTATGTTGTGAGCTGCCTGTGTCTGTTGCTCAACATGTGTGAAATGTTCCACTTGGGGTTTGGGACCATTAGAGATGCCATTCGCAACAGAAAGATTAATAGTttcaggcagcctccatacaactATTCCTACTCGAAGAATATCTCCTGCCCTCCCGAGTATAACCTGGTCGTGAAATCGGAGAAGCCTGCAAAGGTCCCAAATAGCTTGTTGGCCCATGAGCAGAACTTGGCTAACGTTGCTCAAGAACAACAGTGCACAAGCCCAGATGAGAACATCCCGCCAGATCTGTCCACCCTTCATAAACACTTGAGGGTGGCCCAGGAGCAGTTAGACATAGCATTCCAGAGCTACAATGCCACTCAGGCCAACATGCAGCCTTCCAGAACCAGTAGCCCACCTTCAGGTGGGACTGTGGTAGAACAGAACAGGGTCAATACTGCCCATGAGAAACAAGGCGCTAAGCCCAAAGCCAGTTCAGAAAAAGGTAGTTCTAGCAGCAAAGATGGAAAGACTTCTGTATGGATATAA